Part of the Pseudobdellovibrionaceae bacterium genome is shown below.
CGACAATTTGATCGATGGACCAGTCGCCACCCTTTACTAGAACGTCTGGTTTTACCACATGAATCAACTGCTCAGGCGTGTCTTCGTCGAAAATAGAAACATAGTCCACACTAGATAATGCCAATAGAATCTCTGCGCGGTCTTGTTCATTTTGAATAGGTCGAGAGGAGCCCTTTAACCGCTTTACACTGGCATCAGAGTTTACCCCTACAAACAATAAATCACCTTGGGCTTTGGCTTCTTGCAGGTAGCGAACATGGCCCACATGCAGAATATCAAAACACCCGTTTGTAAAAACAAGTTTTTTGCCTGCACGTGGTGATGCCAAGACTTTTTTGATATTTTCTCTTGCAATGACTTGGCTCAAACTACCGTCGCTTTTTATAAAGTTGCAGGCCAGAGAGATACGAGGTGAGGTCGCGCCGAACTATAAACGATAATAAGGGCAACAACACCACACCTGTGGCCAACACCACTAGGCTTCGCCAAACCACCAACAATGGATAGTAAGCCTTTTTTACTTGTCTATCGTCACCCATTTGGAGATCAAAAGTCCATTCGGCCAAAGTTTTTC
Proteins encoded:
- the rfaE2 gene encoding D-glycero-beta-D-manno-heptose 1-phosphate adenylyltransferase, which encodes MSQVIARENIKKVLASPRAGKKLVFTNGCFDILHVGHVRYLQEAKAQGDLLFVGVNSDASVKRLKGSSRPIQNEQDRAEILLALSSVDYVSIFDEDTPEQLIHVVKPDVLVKGGDWSIDQIVGAPFVQSYGGTVKSLQFVEGRSTTKIIERC